A single genomic interval of Danio aesculapii chromosome 5, fDanAes4.1, whole genome shotgun sequence harbors:
- the lhx3 gene encoding LIM/homeobox protein Lhx3: protein CVSPADIPLCAGCNQHIVDRFILKVLDRHWHSKCLKCSDCQSQLADKCFSRGDSVYCKDDFFKRFGTKCAACQQGIPPTQVVRRAQDFVYHLHCFACIVCKRQLATGDEYYLMEDSRLVCKADYETAKQREADSTAKRPRTTITAKQLETLKNAYNNSPKPARHVREQLSTETGLDMRVVQVWFQNRRAKEKRLKKDAGRQRWGQYFRNMKRSRGSSKSDKDSTQEDGMDSDAEVSFTDEPPMSDLGHSNGIYSSLSESSPALSRQGGNHPAFPLEHGAIIPSQEPYHDIQASSPYSLPQSPGPLQPLPRHQPLISSLVYPESGLPMVGQSGGQNMTPGVRMMAAGNGPSSDLSTGSSGGYPDFPASPASWLDEVDHAQF from the exons TGTGTTTCACCCGCAGATATTCCGCTCTGTGCGGGCTGTAATCAGCACATTGTGGATCGTTTCATCCTGAAGGTTCTGGATCGCCACTGGCACAGCAAGTGTCTGAAATGCAGCGACTGTCAGTCTCAGCTGGCCGACAAGTGCTTCAGCAGAGGAGACAGTGTTTACTGCAAAGACGACTTCTTCAA GAGGTTTGGCACCAAGTGCGCGGCGTGTCAGCAGGGGATTCCGCCGACGCAGGTGGTCCGCAGGGCGCAGGATTTCGTCTATCACCTGCACTGCTTCGCCTGTATCGTGTGCAAGAGGCAGCTGGCCACCGGGGACGAGTACTACCTGATGGAGGACAGTCGGCTGGTGTGCAAAGCTGACTACGAGACGGCCAAACAGAGAG AGGCGGATTCGACAGCAAAGCGACCCCGCACGACAATTACCGCCAAGCAGCTCGAGACGCTGAAAAACGCGTACAACAACTCGCCGAAACCCGCGCGGCACGTGCGCGAGCAGCTGTCCACGGAAACCGGACTGGACATGCGCGTTGTGCAG GTCTGGTTTCAAAACAGGAGAGCAAAAGAAAAGAGGCTGAAGAAAGATGCGGGCAGACAGAGATGGGGTCAGTATTTCAGGAACATGAAGAGGTCCCGCGGCAGCTCCAAATCAGACAAAGACAGCACTCAGGAGGACGGCATGGACAGCGACGCAGAAGTCTCTTTCACAG ACGAGCCGCCCATGTCGGATCTGGGTCACTCCAACGGCATCTACAGCAGTCTGAGCGAAAGTTCTCCGGCTCTCAGTCGCCAGGGTGGAAATCATCCGGCGTTCCCTCTGGAGCACGGCGCTATAATCCCGTCGCAGGAACCGTATCATGACATCCAGGCCAGCAGCCCCTACAGCCTCCCGCAGTCGCCCGGCCCACTGCAGCCCTTACCCAGACACCAGCCCCTCATCTCCAGCCTGGTCTACCCAGAGTCCGGCCTCCCCATGGTGGGTCAAAGCGGAGGGCAGAACATGACGCCAGGGGTCCGAATGATGGCCGCGGGGAACGGCCCGAGCTCCGATCTATCCACTGGAAGCAGCGGCGGATATCCAGATTTCCCTGCCAGCCCGGCGTCCTGGCTGGATGAAGTGGACCATGCCCAATTCTGA